The following are encoded in a window of Phaseolus vulgaris cultivar G19833 chromosome 3, P. vulgaris v2.0, whole genome shotgun sequence genomic DNA:
- the LOC137808570 gene encoding endochitinase A: MSPFDSPQTTTESSHSMSTSTSPSGGDVLLKWGHRKRSRLSRAAIEDSSSSVQTNSRRISHSVPPNFSMPPPPPPPLVSSTASSGRGRKHSPRNLEDPSLGGSESPPRNSQGSNPVVSRSAAPKLSSSGMERSSRRVPSSGSAKFQKPSAFSTTQQASERLNNSQGDSASVQSEQEGGVATTPASSSLAANGNKLTVEVIQWPRIYIALSRKEKEDDFLAMKGTKIPQRPKKRAKNVDRILQCCFPGMWLSELTKSRYEVREKKSMKKQKRRGLKGMENLDSDSE; this comes from the exons ATGTCCCCTTTTGATTCTCCTCAGACAACAACAGAGAGCAGTCACAGCATGAGCACCAGCACTAGTCCAAGTGGTGGTGATGTGCTCCTGAAGTGGGGCCACAGAAAGAGATCAAGGCTCTCCAGGGCTGCCATTGAAGACTCATCATCTTCTGTTCAGACCAACAGCAGAAGAATCTCACACTCTGTTCCTCCCAACTTCTCCATGccgccaccaccaccaccaccacttgTTTCTTCTACTGCCTCCAGCGGCAGAGGTAGAAAGCACAGCCCTAG GAATTTGGAAGATCCCTCTTTAGGTGGAAGTGAGTCACCTCCAAGAAACAGTCAGGGGAGTAACCCAGTTGTCTCTAGATCTGCTGCACCAAAATTGTCTTCTTCTGGCATGGAAAGAAGTAGCAGAAGGGTGCCTTCTTCTGGATCAGCAAAGTTCCAAAAGCCAAGTGCATTTTCCACAACACAACAAGCCTCTGAGAGACTGAATAATAGTCAAGGGGATTCAGCCTCAGTGCAATCTGAACAGGAAGGTGGTGTTGCCACTACTCCTGCTTCCTCATCCCTTGCTGCCAATGGAAACAAGCTCACTGTTGAGGTAATTCAGTGGCCAAGAATATACATTGCTCTCTCaagaaaggagaaagaagatgaCTTTCTTGCTATGAAGGGGACAAAAATCCCTCAAAGACCAAAGAAGAGAGCAAAGAATGTAGACAGGATTCTACAG TGTTGTTTCCCTGGGATGTGGCTATCAGAACTGACAAAGAGCAGATATGAGGTTAGGGAGAAGAAGTCCATGAAAAAG CAAAAACGCAGAGGCTTGAAAGGAATGGAAAACTTGGACAGTGACTCAGAGTAG